Part of the Acidimicrobiales bacterium genome is shown below.
CGCCCAGGTTGGCGGCGAGCACCGCCAGGAGCATGGTGGCCAAGAACGCCTGGACGAGGACGAGGTACAGCGACGCATGCCGGCGCGAGCTGCGCCCCGCGGCGACCTCGGCGTCGAGGTACCGCACCCCCTGCCACGTCGCCAGCACGGCGATCACTCCGATGACGACGACCATGAAGGCGCTCAGTGCGTCGGCCCGCAAGAAGCCGCCGAGCCCCGTCACCGGCCCCGTGCGCACGACGTCGACGGCGAGCACCGCGGCCGTGACGAGCACTCCCGACGCGGCGGCCGTGCCGAGCCAACCGAGGCCGCGCCGCCACGGGGCACCACCGCACACGAGCCCGCAGGCGACGGGCAGCGCCAGGAGGGCGACCAGCATCAGTCGTGCAGCTCGGTGAGCTGGTCCAGGTCGAAGGGGCCCAAGCGGGAGCGGAGATGGGTGGCGAGCACCCGCAACACGATGACCGCCAGCAACACGTCGAGCGAGGCGCCGAGCTCCACGAGCAGTGGCACGCCTGCGGTCGCCAGAAACGCAACCAGCGCGACGCCGTTGTCCACGAGCAGGATGCCCACGATCTGGGAGACCGCCTTGCGGCGGGTCACGAGCGCGAAGAACCCCACCAGCATGCAGGCCAGGCCCAGCGGGATGAGCCGTCCGGCCGTGGTGGGCACGAGCGCGGTCACCGAACGCGTGGCGGCGAACGCCAGGAAGGTCAGCGCCCCGGCCGCCACCAGCGACGCGGGCACGTTGACCAGAGGTTGGGTCTCGCGGCTCCCGGGGTCGCCGCGCACCACACGGGTGATGAGCATGGGGACGACGGCTGCCTTGGCGGCGAGGACGAGCAGGCCCACGACGACGAGGCCGGGGTCGCGTTGATGGAGCCCGATGACCATGGCGACACAGGCGAGGGCCAGGCCCTGTATGGCGAGGGCCCGCACGATCGCGCCGAGGGACCGGCGCCACAACGTCACCACCGCGCACAGCAGGACGGCGGCAGCCTCGAGTCCGAGGGCGCTCGCGTAGGTCGAGGCGCTCACTTGACCACCAGGCCGCTCACGACGCCGAGCAGCGCCAGGACGAAGGCGCCGGCGAGCAGCTCGGGAATCCGGAACAGGCGCACCTTGGCGGTCGAGACCTCGAACACGCTGAGGGCGACGCCCAGCAGGGCCACCTTGGCGGCCAGCGACGCCACACCGACGGCGATGTCGGCCGCGTGGGTGGTCGTCGCCACACCCCAGGGGGCGACCAGGTTCACGAAGATGCCGAGAAGGAGGGTGAGTCGCATGGCCTCACCCACGGTGACGACCGCCAAGTCGGGGCCGGCGTACTCGAGCACCATGGCCTCGTGGACCATGGTGAGCTCGAGGTGCGTGGCCGGGTTGTCCACCGGCAGCCGGCCGCTCTCGGCGACGATGACGATGAGCAGAGACCCCAGGGCGAAGAGCCGCTGCGGTGTGGCCACCGACCCGGGCCCGGCGAGGGTGGCCCGCACGATGGCGGCAAGGTTCGACGAGTGCGCGGTGGCCGACAGGGCCAGGATGGAGACGAGCAGCGCCGGCTCGGCCAACGCGCCGATGGTGACGGCCCGGCTCGAGCCCATGCCCCCGAAGGCCGTGCCCGCGTCCATGCCGGCCAATGCCAGGATTGTCGACCCCACCAGCAGGAGGTAGACGAGGACGAACAGGTCCGAACCGGCGCCGAACGCGGGGTGCGTCGTCACAAGGGGCGTGACGGCAGCCGCCACGGCGACCGTGGACACGAGGACCACCGGTGCGAGCGCGAAGATCCACGTCGCCTGGTCGGGGCGCAGCCGCTCCTTCCGGAACAGCTTGCGAATGTCCACGAGCGGCTGCAGGACCGGGGCGCCGACGCGACCCTCGAGCCGGCAGCGCACCTTCCGCATCACTCCGAGGAGTACCGGGCCACCGACGGCCACGACTGCGACCTGCACGGCCGAGGAGATGCCGGCGCCCACCATGGGCGCGATGGTGCTCACCCGATCATCGCCAGCGCGGCCAGCACGATGACGAGCGCACCCAACCCGTATCCGAGGTAGCGGTGGACACTGCCGGGCTGCAACGCACGCGCCGCCTGGCCGCAGCGTCGCACCACCCGGACGACGGGACGGTAGAGCCCGCGCTCGATGGCGTCGTCCACGGCGTTGTGGAACGTGACCGCCTCTATGACGTAGCGGGATTCGGCGACGTGCGTCACATCCAGGTCCTGGACGGGGCGCAGGACGTCGTCGAAGACCCGCTGGACCGGCTCGGCGAACGACGTCGCCGTGTACTGCATGCGCGCCGTCTGGAGCTGGCGACCGCACCCCCAGGCGTCGACCACCCGCGCCGTGGGCCGGCGCGACAGGGACCGGCGCAGGACCATCACCCCCACGACGGCGACGGCCATGGCGCCGGCCAATTCGGTGGGGGCGAGCACGCCTCGGAGCCCGACCAGCTGCACGTCGACGCCATGTGCCAGAAGGGCCGAGCCGACCCCGGGAACCGCTGTCCTGACGGCGCGCTCGACTGCCGGCAGCTCCAGCGCCGGGACGACGCCGAAGACGACGCACACCGCGACGAGGAGGCCGACGGCCAGACGCATGGTGACCGGGACCTCCACGGCTTCGTCGGCGCCCTGCGAACGCGGTCGGCCCAGGAATCCGATGCCCACCGCCTTCACGAACGCCACCACGGTCAACCCGGCGGTGAGGGCCAGGGCCGCGACGGCCAAGGGGACGGCGACATCGGTGGCGGTGTTCCCCGTGGCGGCTCCGTGCAGCAGGCTCTGGAACAGGAGCCACTCGCCGATGAAGCCGTTGAGCGGCGGCAGGCCCGTGATGGCGGCCGCGGCGACGAGGAAGAGCGCACCCGTCTGGGGCATGCGTCGGAGGAGGCCACCGAGCCGGTCGAGATCGCTGCTGCCGGTCGCCATCTGGACCGACCCGGCCGCCAGGAAGAGCGCCCCCTTGACGGCGGCATGGTTGAGCATGAGCACGAGGGTCGCCACTAGGCCCAACGAGGCCAACACGGGATGCCGGGTCGCGGCGAAGAGCCCCGACGCGCCCAGCGCCAGCAGGGCCAGGCCCACGTTGTCGGTCGTGGAGTAGGCGAGCAGCCGCTTGACGTCCGTGCTGCTGGCCGCGTGGAGGGAGCCGAACAGCGCCGAGACGGCCCCGAGGGCCAGCACCGCCAACCACCACCACACCGGGCCACCGCCGAGAAGGGCGTCACCCACGAGGACGATCCCGTAGACGCCGAGCGCCACCATCGCCCCCGACATCAGCGCCGAGACCGGGCTGGGGGCTTCGGGGTGCGCCTTCGGCAGCCATACGTGAAAGGGCACCACGCCCGCCTTCGACCCGAAGCCGATGAGGGCGAGTACGAAGACGAGGCCTCGGACCGCTGGAGCGAGGTGACGGGCATGGTGCCCCATGGCCGCGAACGACTGTCCGCCCGAGTGCGCGGCGAGCACCAACCAGGCGATGAGGATCAATGCCGCGCCACCCTGGGTGAGCACGGCGTACCAGGAGGCGGCGCTCCGGGCCTCCGCTCGCCGGCCGTGGCCCACCAGCACCAGGAGCAGCGACGTGAGGGCCATGAGCTCCCAGAGCACCATGAAGGTGGCGACGCTCCCGGCCGTCGGCACGAGGAGCAGACTCGTGACGAAGATCGGGAAGACACATGCCGCCGTCCGACTGGCGAGGCCGTGACGCGCGTACCCGATGCCGTGCAGCGTGGCGGGCACGGCCACCAACGCCACGAGCAGCACGAAGAAGGCGCCCAACGGGCTGAGCATCACCTCCACGCCGGTGAGCGGGAGGATCGTCGACGAGTGCAGCACGACGGCGTGGCCGGTCGCCAGCACATGGACTGCGGCAACGCCCTCGAGCGCGCACGCCCCCCAAAGGAGCACAGCCGCCCCGGTCACCCGGGACCGATGGGGCAAGGCGACGCCGGCGATGCCGGCACCGAGACCGAGCACGGCGCCGGTGACGACGAGGGTCCCGGCGTTCATCGTCGGGTGATCCCACGCAGCGCCTCGACGATGGCGGTCGGATGGGGAGGGCACCCCGGGATCGAGGTGTCGACCTCCACGACGTCACCGACGGCGCCGACCACGCCGTACCCGCCGGCGAAGACTCCACAGTCCCGCGCGCAGTCCCCCACGGCGATGACGACTCGAGGCCGCGGTGTCGCCTCGACGGTCCTCAGCAGGGGGACCGCCATGTTCTGCGTGACCGGGCCGGTGACGAGCACACCGTCCGCATGCCGGGGCGAAGCGACGAGACGCGCCCCGAAGCGCTCGGCGTCGTAGACGGGGCCGAAGGCGGAGACGATCTCGAGCTCGCAGCCGTTGCACGACCCGGCATCGACGTGGCGGAGCTGCAGCGACCGCACCAGCTCCGGCGGCCCATCCGCGGTCGGCGGCCCCGGGGCGAGGGGCTCGGTCACGCGCCCGAAGCGCCGCAGGGCCCGCGACATCCGTGACGATCCCACCGTGGTGGTCAGCCCGGAGGGGTGGAGCGCGACGACAGGGACCTGGCCCGCAGTCGACCGCCGCACCGGGCACACCGGGGTTCGGCGGCGGCGTCACCCGACGGCGCCGGCGAGACGCGCCAGCAGTCGCCGCACACCAGGGTGTCCCCGGTCGCGGGGGCGGCGTGACGGCCGGCCGGCCGCGGCAGCCCGGGCTCGCCGGCGGAGGAGGGTTCAGACTTCTGCACGTTGCCCGCCCAGGATCAGGGCCATTAATCTGATCATATCGTCATTCTGTCATCTCGGCGGATAGGTGTACCCTCGTCGCCGTGCCTCGCACTGGCAACCGTGACACCGAGGGGTGCCATCACCAGGCGTCCTACCAGGGATTTCAGGGCCCGGGGTCCGCCCGACGGTGAGCGATCCCCGCCTCGACCGCGTGATGGCCGGTCTCCCCGGCGACGAGGACGGATGGCACACGCGCATCGTGCTCGTCTACGAAGACGGCGCGACCGAGGAGCGCCCCGGGTCCCTGTTGGACGCGAGCGAGTTGGCGGCCGAGCACGGGCTGACCCTGGCTGCGAGCCCCGACGACTCGCTTCTCTGGGTCCGGCTCCCCGAGACCTGGGACACGGTGTAGGCGGATGCCGCTCGGGGAGACGGCGGCCATCGTCGGGAGCCGTCACGGCCACCGGCACGTCGGAGGCTCCCGATCACGACCGGTGGGCGTGCGCCCGGTGCGGACGGGCGTCCTGGTCCCGGCTGTGGTGTGATGGAGTGCAGGGGGTTCGATGACCTGGAAACCGGTGTCTGAGCAGTGGGTGCTTGCCCGGCTGGATGGCAAGGTGAGAGAGGTGCTGGTCACCGCTTGGGAGTCGTACAGCGGAGCCGTCAGAGTTGCCTGGCCCCTCGAGACCCCGGCCCATGCCTCTCGCGATCCGTACTCGAGGCGTGCCAGATCGACGGCGATCGACCAGGCGGCCTACGAGCCCCTCGACCCTGAAGCCTTCAAGATCGCCACGCAGGGTTAGTCCGCTACTGCCCCAGGGCGATGATCGTCCCGTTCCCCACCGGGAGGTAGACGATGCCGTTCGAGACGGTGGCCTCACCCTTGACCGCGGTGGACGCCTGGTAGGTGAACAACGTCTTGCCGGTGGCCGTGTCGAGGAAGAGGACCGCGCCGCTCCGGGTTCCTTCGACGAGCACCCCGGGCACCACGGTGATCCCGGCGTACGCCCCGGGGTTGGTGGTGTTCGTCTGGCAGGTCCGCCACACGAAGGCCCCGGTCACCGGGTTCAGGGCGTCGATGCTCCCCGTGCAGCTCGTGCCGTTGACGCTGGTGGTCCCGCCCCCCACGTACAGCTTCGAGCCGTCCCAGGCGGCCGAGATGATCGAGCCGGTGGCGGGGCCCCCCGCCTTGGCCACGTTCGACTGCCACACGGGCCCCGCCGCCAGGTCGGTGCGGTCCCAGGCGTAGAAGATGCCGTTCTTGTTCACCGCCCCCACGAGCTGGCGGAGCTGGCCGTTGATGGTGGCGGTGAACAGCGTCGGCGTCGAGCCGAAGTCGGAGTCACCCTGGGCCTGCGCCGAGGTGGGCACCGTCCAATCCGCCATGAGGCTCAGGTCGGACGCCCGGAGCTTGACGATCGCGGGTGCCAGGCCGGGCGGGCTGCACCCCGGGTTGCCGGTGGTGAAGTAGATGCTGCCGTCGCTCGTATCGATGGTCGGCGACCCCCACACCCCGCCACCGGTGCAACCGGTGGGCACGGTGTCGAAGACGTGCTGGACCGTCCCCGTCGACGCGTCCATCTGCACCATCTCGCCCTGGACCAGGGGGCAGTCGCCGACCGACGCCACGCCCTCGTAGACGCTCCCGTTGTACAGCGTCGGTGAGGACCACAGGAAGTAGGCGGGCTCGACCCCCAGGCTCGTCTTCCAGATGAGCGCCCCCGTCAGCGCGTTGAGCGCGTAGAAGTTGTCGTCACCACCCGGTACGAACAGCACGGGGGTGCCCCCCATGTCGGCCGCCGTGAGCGTGCCGCTGGGCCCGAAGATCACTCCCTTGCACGTGCCCGACGTGATCGAGGTCACCCCCACATTGGTCGTCCAGGTGTCCTTCCCCGTCAAGGCGGTGCCGTGCACCAGGCCGTGCCAGTCCTCCCAGTAGACGAGGTTGTTGGCCACGATGGGTTGGGCGAAGGACCCGAGGCCGTTGCCGTCGGTCCAGTGCAGCTTCAGGGTGGCGGCGTTGGCCGCCGTCAGTCCGGTCTCGGCCGGGTAGTACCCGGTCCGGTCGAGGCCCCCCCGGTAGGTGGCGACCAGCGTCGGCGGTGGCGGGCCCGCCAGGTACGTGTACTGGTCGGCCGTACTCGTCGTGCTCGTGCCGCCCGACGTGGTGACGGTGATGTCGACGGTTCCCGTTCCCCCGGGCGCCGTCGCCGTGATGGTGGTGGCGCTGTCGACGGCGAACGTGGAGGCCGGCGTCCCCGACCCGAAGTCGACGACCGTCGTGCCGGTGAAGTCCGTCCCGGTGACGGTGACCGAGGTGCCGTTGAACCCCGAGCCCGGGCTGACGCCGGTGACGGTCGGCGCGGGCGGAAGTGTGTAGGTGTACTGGTCAGCGGTGCTCGTGGTGCTCGGTCCTCCGGGATTGGTGACGGTCACGTCCACGGTGCCCGTTCCCGACGGTGACGTGGCCTCGATCGAGGTATCACTGGTGACCGTGAACGTGGCTGGGCTCCCCGACCCGAAGTCGACGGCCGTCGCGCCCGTGAAGCCCGAGCCCGTGACCGCCACGGCGGTGCCGCTCGGCCCCGAGGGCGGGCTGATCCCCGTGACGGTCGGTGGGGGCGGAGGGTTGTAGGTGAACTCGTCGGACGGGTTGATCGAGCTGATCCCACCCGAGGTGGTGACGGTCACGTCCACGGTGCCCGTGGCGGCCGGCGTGGTGGCGGTGATGGAGGTGTCACCGTCCACGGTGAAGCTCGACGCCGGCATCCCCCCGAAGTTGACGGCCGAGGCACCTGTCAGGTTGGTGCCCGAAATGGTGACCGACGTCCCTCCGGTGCTCGGGCCCGAGCTCGGGCTGACGCCGGTGACCGTGGGTGCGGGGGGTGGGGGTCCCGCCGTGATGGACACGTTCCGCACGGCCTGGACGTCAGTGTGCTGGCCCGTGCCCGCCGTGAAGCCGACCAGGACCGTGGACGGGAAGCTGGTGGCATAGCTCAACACCTGGTTGCCGTCCATGGTCACGCTCATGCCGGTCGAGAAGGTCGTCACCACGAAGTGGTGCACCGTGTTGCGCAGTGCCGGGATCGACGAGTTCGTCGTGACGTATCCGAGCGAGTCCGAGGTCGGGCCCGGCCCGGTGGCGATGCCGACGAAGTTGCTCGACGGATAGCTGGAGTTCCTCTTGAAGGTGTCGAGGGACACGGCGATGCCCCTGATCCCCGAGAACCCCTCGCCGCTGCCGGCGACCCCCAGGGCGGTGGGCTTGGTGACGCCGGCGTCCGCCAGGGTGAACGTCAGCCCGTCGCCGCCGCTCCCGCCCGAGAGGGACGCGTCGAAGGCGGCGGAGATGCCCACGCCGGGCACGGCGGTGGGCCAGAAGGCGGAGCCCGCCTGGTTGTTGACGGCCGCCGTGAGTTGCAGATCCGGTGGCGTGGCCGTGGACATGAGCTTCGCCGACCCGTTGAGCTGCCACCCGCCGGCCACCGGGGAGGGGATCGCCCCGGGCGGCGGCCCGGCGCCGTAGGTGAACTGGTCACTCGAGCTCGTGACGCTCGTGCCCCCGGAGGTGGTGACTGTCACGTCGACGGTGCCCGTCCCCGACGGCACCGTGGCGGTGATGGTCGTGGCGCTGTTGACAGTGAAGGTGGCCGGGTTGGCGCCGAAGTCCACCGCGCTGGCGCCGGTGAAGTTGGTGCCGCTCACGTTGACCGAGGTGCCCGCCGGGCCGGTCACCGGGTTGACGAAGGTCACGGTGGGAGCCGGGGGCGGACCGGTGACGTAGGTGAACCGGTCGGCCGCGCCCGTGGCGCTCGGTCCTCCGCCGGCCGTGACGGTCACGTCCACGGTGCCCGAGCCCGCCGGCGATGTGGCCGAGATGGAGGTGGCGCTGCTCACGGTGAAGCTCGCCGCGCCGGCACCGAAGTCGACCGCGGTGGCGCCGGTGAAGTTCGTGCCCGTGATGGTGACGGCGGTGCCCCCGGCGGTCGGGCCCGAGGTGGGGCTCACGGCGGACACCGTGGGTGCCGGCGGAGGCGTCCCGCCCACCGTCACGGTGACCGTGGACGACGACGGTCCCTGACCTGATGAGTTGTAGTCGGCCACCGCATAGGTGTGGGTACCGGCCGGCACGTTGGTGTTGGTGTAGGTGGTGGGGGCGGGGTTCGGGTAGCCCCCCGCCCAGAACTTGGTGGACGTGTCGCGATAGACGTTGACGCCGAGCGCTCCCGATGCGTTGGTCCACGTCAGCGTGACGCTGGTGCC
Proteins encoded:
- a CDS encoding NADH-quinone oxidoreductase subunit H, giving the protein MSTIAPMVGAGISSAVQVAVVAVGGPVLLGVMRKVRCRLEGRVGAPVLQPLVDIRKLFRKERLRPDQATWIFALAPVVLVSTVAVAAAVTPLVTTHPAFGAGSDLFVLVYLLLVGSTILALAGMDAGTAFGGMGSSRAVTIGALAEPALLVSILALSATAHSSNLAAIVRATLAGPGSVATPQRLFALGSLLIVIVAESGRLPVDNPATHLELTMVHEAMVLEYAGPDLAVVTVGEAMRLTLLLGIFVNLVAPWGVATTTHAADIAVGVASLAAKVALLGVALSVFEVSTAKVRLFRIPELLAGAFVLALLGVVSGLVVK
- a CDS encoding proton-conducting transporter membrane subunit; amino-acid sequence: MNAGTLVVTGAVLGLGAGIAGVALPHRSRVTGAAVLLWGACALEGVAAVHVLATGHAVVLHSSTILPLTGVEVMLSPLGAFFVLLVALVAVPATLHGIGYARHGLASRTAACVFPIFVTSLLLVPTAGSVATFMVLWELMALTSLLLVLVGHGRRAEARSAASWYAVLTQGGAALILIAWLVLAAHSGGQSFAAMGHHARHLAPAVRGLVFVLALIGFGSKAGVVPFHVWLPKAHPEAPSPVSALMSGAMVALGVYGIVLVGDALLGGGPVWWWLAVLALGAVSALFGSLHAASSTDVKRLLAYSTTDNVGLALLALGASGLFAATRHPVLASLGLVATLVLMLNHAAVKGALFLAAGSVQMATGSSDLDRLGGLLRRMPQTGALFLVAAAAITGLPPLNGFIGEWLLFQSLLHGAATGNTATDVAVPLAVAALALTAGLTVVAFVKAVGIGFLGRPRSQGADEAVEVPVTMRLAVGLLVAVCVVFGVVPALELPAVERAVRTAVPGVGSALLAHGVDVQLVGLRGVLAPTELAGAMAVAVVGVMVLRRSLSRRPTARVVDAWGCGRQLQTARMQYTATSFAEPVQRVFDDVLRPVQDLDVTHVAESRYVIEAVTFHNAVDDAIERGLYRPVVRVVRRCGQAARALQPGSVHRYLGYGLGALVIVLAALAMIG
- a CDS encoding IPT/TIG domain-containing protein, giving the protein MVTIASLGAAGGGFASTAASAAVPAGPTGLNASVSGTSVTLTWTNASGALGVNVYRDTSTKFWAGGYPNPAPTTYTNTNVPAGTHTYAVADYNSSGQGPSSSTVTVTVGGTPPPAPTVSAVSPTSGPTAGGTAVTITGTNFTGATAVDFGAGAASFTVSSATSISATSPAGSGTVDVTVTAGGGPSATGAADRFTYVTGPPPAPTVTFVNPVTGPAGTSVNVSGTNFTGASAVDFGANPATFTVNSATTITATVPSGTGTVDVTVTTSGGTSVTSSSDQFTYGAGPPPGAIPSPVAGGWQLNGSAKLMSTATPPDLQLTAAVNNQAGSAFWPTAVPGVGISAAFDASLSGGSGGDGLTFTLADAGVTKPTALGVAGSGEGFSGIRGIAVSLDTFKRNSSYPSSNFVGIATGPGPTSDSLGYVTTNSSIPALRNTVHHFVVTTFSTGMSVTMDGNQVLSYATSFPSTVLVGFTAGTGQHTDVQAVRNVSITAGPPPPAPTVTGVSPSSGPSTGGTSVTISGTNLTGASAVNFGGMPASSFTVDGDTSITATTPAATGTVDVTVTTSGGISSINPSDEFTYNPPPPPTVTGISPPSGPSGTAVAVTGSGFTGATAVDFGSGSPATFTVTSDTSIEATSPSGTGTVDVTVTNPGGPSTTSTADQYTYTLPPAPTVTGVSPGSGFNGTSVTVTGTDFTGTTVVDFGSGTPASTFAVDSATTITATAPGGTGTVDITVTTSGGTSTTSTADQYTYLAGPPPPTLVATYRGGLDRTGYYPAETGLTAANAATLKLHWTDGNGLGSFAQPIVANNLVYWEDWHGLVHGTALTGKDTWTTNVGVTSITSGTCKGVIFGPSGTLTAADMGGTPVLFVPGGDDNFYALNALTGALIWKTSLGVEPAYFLWSSPTLYNGSVYEGVASVGDCPLVQGEMVQMDASTGTVQHVFDTVPTGCTGGGVWGSPTIDTSDGSIYFTTGNPGCSPPGLAPAIVKLRASDLSLMADWTVPTSAQAQGDSDFGSTPTLFTATINGQLRQLVGAVNKNGIFYAWDRTDLAAGPVWQSNVAKAGGPATGSIISAAWDGSKLYVGGGTTSVNGTSCTGSIDALNPVTGAFVWRTCQTNTTNPGAYAGITVVPGVLVEGTRSGAVLFLDTATGKTLFTYQASTAVKGEATVSNGIVYLPVGNGTIIALGQ